The following coding sequences are from one Osmia bicornis bicornis chromosome 2, iOsmBic2.1, whole genome shotgun sequence window:
- the LOC114871453 gene encoding LOW QUALITY PROTEIN: myb-like protein Q (The sequence of the model RefSeq protein was modified relative to this genomic sequence to represent the inferred CDS: inserted 1 base in 1 codon) produces the protein MSEMTSVEQQQQQQQYVGGSSNPEHHCKDCGLYFESDKSLEVHLRYHQENLLSQWASQAQQEESNNNNSKAGNHNSHVGVKRESVTAPADSSESSSRPPSQDPTSSQQSQQQQQQQHSQQQQQQQQQQQQQQQQSQQQQPGGQNYNHFQASMFGEANYFMQNEPAYILPHHYSPPREDAQNNGGSSGGGGGYSRYHPYQHQQHFPPERTSSVSSTSPRSPPIQCDKCGAVYEDANQLGEHVRTNHSNSPSGYPGQQQYQQLGNSPQQQNQQQQLHSSPPQSGQQQQQQQSGYDYNGGQTMKXELKQEPEEQAEILDLDSHKVQTHRYEEELMRLHQQQQQELQMQMHQQQVMQQHQQQQRAGSHSVSSMLGWPPAAQPHDYHPGLSPMGPMDSVSPLSDQGQFMRGQHMPVEPPRHPGSPIITSTQPMPGHQMPGGLLQQPPKPPPLANQSWKSNEARRPKTYNCTACNKWFTSSGHLKRHYNTTLHKNAVKQSNQPDPANMPISAHHHPGRDSHSGGGRGGGPSRSPELSSSGSPPNLMAGPSGEAARGLLHTPTTLYNNNNSSNNNNSNHSNSSSSSESSAALTQQQQQQQAPSGVHLGSTMVPPLNSPAQSPLAAHHQQQMGSPSPQLGHQQQQQQQQQLHHLPMGSPSGQLPVHHPMSSPMSPMHPPPAPHLSSPSPMGSSHPHHMSSPSPITPGSVHPAMASPTAMGGTTMPHQPYPNALPPHVTTTTNIPGLLESITIQLTTTGNEMPLPLSGQSQHQQSQHHHHHQQQQQQQQQQQQQQQQQQHHQQQQQQQQQQQTQDVLPGFGTFSNHQRPLPSFTQFNVTGFLIGHNQPQAVNVGGLSPEENASPHERSFDSSESKYDPYRSSPPRYESLTNMDVNMHPNTDGMIIKQYEAHTHNHHMSNSIHQSPDNLEANNNLPQAIQAKEELNPNIGRYYQKHQKSKVNSVITKEHQVTSTNTGSHYISQDGFHKCIECDKVFNKACYLTQHNKSFHSGDKPFKCNQCGKRFPLEYLHAEHLQKHAGDKPYKCEICPKQFNHKTDLRRHMCLHTGEKPYACDNCGKGFIRKDHMMKHLETHKKKSNNHNVHLRA, from the exons ATGAGTGAAATGACGAGTGTcgagcagcaacagcaacaacaacagtaCGTAGGCGGCAGTTCGAATCCGGAGCACCATTGCAAGGACTGCGGCCTTTATTTCGAAAGCGATAAAAGTCTCGAGGTGCACCTGCGCTACCACCAGGAGAACCTGCTAAGTCAGTGGGCGAGCCAGGCACAGCAGGAGGAGagtaacaacaacaacagtaAGGCCGGCAATCACAACAGTCACGTGGGCGTAAAACGCGAAAGCGTGACCGCGCCGGCGGACTCGAGCGAGTCTTCCTCGAGACCGCCCTCTCAGGATCCCACGTCTTCTCAACAAtcgcaacaacaacaacaacaacagcactcgcaacagcagcagcagcaacaacaacagcagcagcagcaacaacagcaatCGCAGCAACAACAGCCTGGTGGTCAGAATTACAATCATTTCCAGGCATCGATGTTCGGCGAGGCCAATTATTTCATGCAGAACGAACCGGCCTATATCTTACCTCATCACTACTCACCGCCGCGAGAAGACGCGCAAAACAATGGTGGGAGTAGTGGTGGAGGTGGAGGTTATTCGCGGTACCATCCGTATCAACATCAACAACACTTTCCTCCGGAACGCACCAGTTCCGTCAGTTCCACCAGTCCGAGAAGTCCGCCAATTCAGTGCGACAAGTGCGGTGCTGTTTACGAGGACGCTAATCAGCTGGGTGAACACGTACGAACGAATCATTCGAATTCACCCAGTGGTTATCCTGGCCAACAGCAGTACCAGCAGCTTGGAAACAGTCCTCAACAACAAAATCAACAACAACAGCTGCACTCGTCGCCGCCGCAGTCCGgtcagcagcagcaacagcagcaatcTGGTTACGATTATAATGGCGGGCAAACGATGA CGGAACTGAAGCAGGAACCAGAGGAGCAGGCCGAAATTCTTGATTTGGACTCTCACAAGGTGCAAACTCACAGGTACGAGGAAGAGCTGATGAGGCTTCaccaacagcaacagcaggaGTTGCAGATGCAGATGCATCAGCAGCAGGTAATGCAGCAGCATCAACAGCAGCAGAGGGCTGGATCTCATTCGGTGAGTTCTATGCTGGGCTGGCCACCGGCCGCTCAGCCTCACGATTATCACCCTGGATTATCGCCCATGGGTCCCATGGACAGCGTTTCGCCGCTCTCAGATCAGGGTCAATTCATGCGTGGGCAACATATGCCTGTCGAACCGCCGCGACATCCAGGTTCCCCTATCATTACCAGCACGCAACCGATGCCAGGTCATCAGATGCCCGGTGGTCTTCTACAGCAACCACCGAAGCCTCCACCTTTGGCTAATCAATCGTGGAAAAGTAACGAAGCGCGGCGGCCAAAGACCTACAACTGCACCGCGTGCAACAAGTGGTTCACCAGCTCGGGACATCTGAAAAGGCACTACAATACGACGCTGCACAAGAACGCGGTGAAACAAAGCAATCAACCGGATCCAGCGAACATGCCGATCAGTGCTCATCATCATCCTGGTAGAGATAGTCATTCTGGTGGTGGCAGAGGCGGTGGACCATCCAGATCGCCAGAGTTATCTTCTTCCGGGAGTCCCCCAAACTTGATGGCAGGTCCCTCGGGCGAGGCGGCGAGGGGCCTGCTCCACACGCCCACCACTCTctacaacaacaacaacagcagcaacaacaacaattcCAAccacagcaacagcagcagcagcagcgaGTCTTCGGCGGCTCTAAcccaacagcagcagcagcaacaggcGCCTTCGGGGGTACACTTGGGCTCCACAATGGTACCGCCGCTCAATTCGCCGGCGCAATCGCCACTGGCGGCTCATCATCAGCAACAAATGGGTTCTCCATCCCCCCAGCTGGGCCatcagcagcagcagcagcagcaacagcagcttCATCACCTGCCAATGGGTTCACCGTCGGGCCAACTTCCGGTCCACCATCCCATGAGTTCGCCCATGTCACCCATGCATCCACCGCCGGCGCCCCACCTGAGTTCACCTTCGCCAATGGGCTCGTCCCACCCACACCACATGAGTTCGCCATCTCCCATAACGCCGGGCTCGGTCCACCCAGCAATGGCTTCGCCCACGGCGATGGGGGGTACTACGATGCCTCATCAGCCGTACCCAAACGCCTTGCCCCCCCACGTTACAACTACTACCAACATCCCGGGCCTGCTGGAGTCTATCACCATCCAGCTAACTACTACTGGTAATGAGATGCCTTTACCGCTCTCCGGTCAATCTCAACACCAGCAGTCACAACATCATCATCACCatcaacagcaacagcagcagcagcagcagcagcagcagcaacagcagcaacaacaacatcaccaacagcagcagcagcagcagcagcaacagcagacTCAGGATGTTTTACCCGGTTTCGGGACCTTCAGCAATCATCAGAGGCCCCTGCCGAGTTTCACTCAATTCAATGTGACCGGGTTTTTGATAGGCCACAATCAACCGCAGGCCGTTAACGTGGGGGGGCTAAGTCCGGAGGAGAACGCATCTCCTCACGAAAGATCATTCGATTCGTCTGAATCGAAGTACGATCCGTACAGAAGTTCGCCGCCTCGATACGAGTCCCTCACGAATATGGACGTGAACATGCATCCAAATACCGACGGGATGATTATCAAACAATACGAGGCCCATACTCATAATCATCACATGTCGAACTCGATTCATCAATCGCCGGACAATCTCGAGGCGAACAACAATCTGCCGCAAGCGATTCAAGCGAAGGAGGAATTGAATCCGAACATCGGTAGATATTATCAGAAACATCAGAAATCAAAAGTAAACTCTGTGATCACGAAGGAACATCAGGTGACCAGTACCAACACCGGTTCGCACTACATTTCCCAGGACGGTTTTCACAAGTGCATCGAGTGCGACAAGGTATTCAACAAGGCTTGCTACCTGACGCAACACAACAAGAGCTTCCACTCTGGCGACAAGCCGTTCAAATGCAATCAGTGCGGTAAGAGGTTCCCCCTCGAGTACCTGCACGCGGAGCACCTGCAGAAGCACGCCGGTGACAAGCCGTACAAGTGCGAGATATGTCCGAAGCAGTTTAACCACAAAACTGACCTCAGGCGGCACATGTGCCTCCACACTGGCGAAAAGCCGTACGCCTGTGATAATTGCGGCAAGGGATTCATCAGGAAGGACCACATGATGAAGCACCTCGAGACGCACAAAAAGAAATCCAACAACCATAACGTCCATTTGCGGGCGTGA